A stretch of Streptomyces vietnamensis DNA encodes these proteins:
- a CDS encoding GntR family transcriptional regulator — MDVSGAGGLADDRALLGRTSTAERVADILRTRIAEGYFPPGARLSEESIGGALGVSRNTLREAFRLLTHERLLVHELNRGVFVRVLAVGDVDDIYRTRRLVECAVVRGLGQPPFAVAGLAAAVAEGEAAARAGDWKGVSTANIHFHRELVALAGSARTDELMRGVLAELRLAFHVVDDPRALHEPYLRRNREILDALRAGERASAERLLARYLDDSRTRVAAAYAQAVDDPADPAG; from the coding sequence GTGGACGTGAGTGGAGCCGGGGGACTGGCGGACGACCGCGCACTGCTCGGGCGCACGAGCACGGCGGAGCGGGTCGCGGACATCCTGCGCACCCGGATCGCCGAGGGCTACTTCCCGCCCGGCGCCCGGCTCTCCGAGGAGAGCATCGGCGGCGCCCTCGGTGTGTCCCGCAACACACTCCGCGAGGCCTTCCGGCTCCTCACCCACGAGCGCCTGCTCGTCCACGAGCTCAACCGGGGCGTCTTCGTCCGCGTCCTCGCCGTCGGTGACGTGGACGACATCTACCGCACCCGCCGGCTCGTCGAGTGCGCCGTCGTGCGGGGCCTGGGGCAGCCGCCGTTCGCCGTCGCCGGCCTGGCCGCCGCCGTCGCCGAGGGCGAGGCCGCCGCCCGCGCCGGCGACTGGAAGGGCGTCTCCACGGCCAACATCCACTTCCACCGCGAGCTCGTCGCCCTCGCGGGCAGCGCCCGCACCGACGAGCTGATGCGAGGGGTCCTCGCCGAACTCCGCCTCGCCTTCCACGTCGTCGACGACCCGCGCGCACTCCATGAGCCCTATCTCCGGAGGAACCGGGAGATTCTGGACGCCCTGCGCGCCGGTGAACGGGCCTCGGCGGAGCGGCTCCTCGCCCGCTACCTCGACGACTCACGCACGCGCGTGGCCGCCGCCTACGCCCAGGCCGTCGACGATCCGGCGGACCCCGCCGGCTGA
- a CDS encoding MFS transporter, whose translation MSTTQTRQHSQGERPDDTGAFAWLRGLGPRGRRAFGGAFGGYALDSYDFFTLPLSMVAIAASFGLDKGRTGLLTTVTLVVSAVGGALAGVLADRVGRVKALMITVVTYALFTVLCGFAPNYETLLVFRALQGLGFGGEWAVGAILVAEYASAKHRGRTLGAVQSAWAAGWALAVLVYTLVFQWAEADLAWRILFWTGALPALLVVYVRRNVEDAPQAAEARRAGAGRGSFRAVFRPGLLRTTLFAILLSTGVQGGYYTLATWVPTFLKTERGLTVVGTGGYLTLLISGAFTGYLTGGYLTDRLGRKKNIVLFAVLSAVSVLAYTHLPAGANTLLLLLGFPLGFCMSAIFSGFGSFLAELYPTAVRGTGQGLTYNTGRAVGAVFPTLVGFLAESWGVGGALVFGAAGYGLAVLALLGLPETRGRELV comes from the coding sequence ATGAGCACGACACAGACCCGGCAGCACTCCCAGGGCGAACGGCCCGACGACACGGGCGCGTTCGCCTGGCTGCGCGGCCTCGGGCCGCGCGGCCGCCGCGCGTTCGGCGGCGCTTTCGGCGGATACGCCCTGGATTCCTACGACTTCTTCACCCTGCCCCTGTCGATGGTGGCCATCGCCGCCTCCTTCGGCCTCGACAAGGGCCGGACCGGCCTCCTGACCACCGTCACCCTCGTCGTCTCGGCGGTCGGCGGCGCGCTCGCCGGCGTCCTCGCCGACCGCGTCGGCCGGGTGAAGGCGCTGATGATCACGGTCGTCACGTACGCGCTCTTCACCGTGCTCTGCGGCTTCGCCCCGAACTACGAGACCCTGCTGGTCTTCCGGGCGCTCCAGGGCCTGGGCTTCGGCGGCGAGTGGGCCGTCGGCGCGATCCTGGTCGCCGAGTACGCCTCCGCGAAGCACCGGGGCCGGACGCTCGGCGCCGTCCAGAGCGCCTGGGCGGCCGGATGGGCGCTCGCGGTGCTCGTGTACACCCTGGTCTTCCAGTGGGCCGAGGCGGATCTCGCCTGGCGGATCCTCTTCTGGACGGGCGCACTGCCCGCGCTCCTCGTCGTCTACGTACGGCGGAACGTGGAGGACGCCCCGCAGGCGGCCGAGGCCCGCCGGGCCGGCGCGGGGCGCGGCTCGTTCCGGGCGGTGTTCCGTCCCGGCCTGCTGCGCACCACGCTCTTCGCGATCCTGCTCTCGACCGGCGTCCAGGGCGGCTACTACACGCTCGCCACCTGGGTCCCGACCTTCCTGAAGACCGAGCGCGGCCTGACCGTCGTCGGCACGGGCGGATATCTGACCCTGCTGATCTCCGGGGCCTTCACCGGCTACCTGACCGGCGGATACCTCACCGACCGGCTCGGCCGGAAGAAGAACATCGTTCTCTTCGCCGTGCTGTCCGCGGTGTCCGTCCTCGCGTACACCCACCTCCCCGCCGGGGCGAACACCCTGCTCCTGCTGCTCGGTTTCCCGCTCGGCTTCTGCATGTCGGCCATCTTCAGCGGCTTCGGTTCCTTCCTCGCGGAGCTGTACCCGACGGCGGTACGCGGCACGGGGCAGGGGCTCACGTACAACACGGGGCGCGCGGTCGGGGCCGTCTTCCCGACCCTGGTCGGCTTCCTCGCCGAGAGCTGGGGCGTGGGCGGAGCCCTTGTCTTCGGCGCCGCCGGCTACGGCCTGGCCGTACTGGCGCTGCTCGGGCTGCCCGAGACCCGGGGGAGGGAACTCGTATGA
- a CDS encoding LamB/YcsF family protein has translation MTWVPIDLNADLGEGFGRWTLTDDEQLLSVVTSANVACGFHAGDAATMRRVCELAAARGVRIGAQVSYRDLAGFGRRAMDVPAAELAAEVAYQIGALEVFARAAGSRVSYVKPHGALYNRVVRDVEQAAAVVDGVLLADRTLPVLGLPGSRLHEAAAAAGLPVVAEAFGDRAYRADGSLLPRGQEGAVVTDPDEVVERAVSMARFGVVTAHCGSSVAVRARSLCLHGDTPGAVGLARRVRERLEASGVRVEAFA, from the coding sequence ATGACCTGGGTCCCGATCGATCTCAACGCCGATCTCGGCGAGGGCTTCGGCCGCTGGACGCTGACCGACGACGAGCAGCTCCTGTCCGTCGTCACCAGCGCCAACGTGGCCTGCGGCTTCCACGCCGGGGACGCGGCCACCATGCGGCGGGTGTGCGAGCTCGCGGCGGCGCGCGGGGTACGGATCGGGGCCCAGGTGTCCTACCGCGACCTGGCCGGCTTCGGGCGGCGCGCGATGGACGTCCCGGCGGCGGAGCTGGCCGCCGAGGTGGCGTACCAGATCGGCGCCCTGGAGGTCTTCGCCCGGGCCGCGGGCTCGCGCGTCTCGTACGTGAAGCCGCACGGGGCGCTCTACAACCGGGTGGTCCGGGACGTGGAGCAGGCGGCGGCGGTCGTCGACGGCGTGCTGCTCGCGGACCGGACGCTGCCGGTCCTCGGGCTTCCGGGGTCCCGGCTGCACGAGGCCGCCGCTGCGGCCGGGCTCCCGGTCGTCGCCGAGGCCTTCGGCGACCGGGCCTACCGGGCGGACGGCTCCCTGCTGCCACGGGGGCAGGAGGGGGCCGTCGTCACGGACCCGGACGAGGTCGTCGAACGGGCCGTGTCCATGGCCCGGTTCGGGGTCGTCACGGCGCACTGCGGGAGCTCCGTCGCCGTCCGGGCCCGGTCGCTCTGCCTGCACGGGGACACCCCGGGCGCGGTGGGTCTCGCCCGGCGGGTCCGGGAGCGGCTGGAAGCCTCCGGCGTGCGCGTGGAGGCCTTCGCGTGA
- the pxpB gene encoding 5-oxoprolinase subunit PxpB, whose translation MRVLRVGDRGLLVELDDGGATEAFHTELLRRRAAGALPAVREIVPAARTVLLDGVEDPRRLASELTGWEPAPLHARVGEAVEVPVRYDGPDLPEVAALWGVSVEAAVRIHTAAEFRVAFCGFAPGFGYLTGLGERYEVPRRATPRTAVPAGSVALAGPYTGVYPRSSPGGWQLIGTTDLVLWDAEREPAALLTPGTRVRFTAGGGR comes from the coding sequence GTGAGGGTGCTGAGGGTGGGCGACCGCGGCCTCCTGGTGGAACTGGACGACGGCGGGGCGACGGAGGCCTTCCACACCGAGCTGCTGCGGCGGCGGGCGGCCGGTGCGCTGCCCGCCGTACGGGAGATCGTGCCGGCGGCGCGGACCGTGCTCCTCGACGGGGTGGAGGATCCGCGGCGGCTCGCGTCCGAGCTGACGGGATGGGAGCCGGCGCCGCTCCACGCGCGCGTGGGCGAGGCCGTCGAGGTGCCGGTCCGCTACGACGGGCCCGACCTGCCGGAGGTCGCCGCGCTGTGGGGGGTGTCGGTGGAGGCGGCGGTACGGATCCACACGGCGGCCGAGTTCCGGGTCGCCTTCTGCGGGTTCGCGCCCGGCTTCGGCTATCTGACGGGGCTCGGCGAGCGGTACGAGGTGCCGCGCCGGGCCACGCCGCGCACGGCCGTCCCGGCCGGCTCGGTCGCCCTGGCGGGGCCGTACACGGGCGTCTACCCGCGCTCCTCCCCCGGCGGCTGGCAGCTGATCGGCACCACGGACCTGGTCCTCTGGGACGCCGAGCGGGAACCGGCCGCGCTGCTCACGCCCGGCACCCGGGTCCGGTTCACGGCAGGGGGCGGGCGATGA